Proteins from one Ranitomeya variabilis isolate aRanVar5 chromosome 1, aRanVar5.hap1, whole genome shotgun sequence genomic window:
- the LAP3 gene encoding cytosol aminopeptidase, translating into MLQPLRAALHSGVHRSCCRTFSLSAQSYNSGHKGLVLGVYDKNKEDERLPLTRAADAFDNVVSGKLRHQLTRSGPALKKGKTRVFYGLHEDFPSVVTVGLGKQSAGVHQQELWNESKENIRAAVSAGCRHMQDLEMAHVDVDPCGDAQAAAEGAVLGLYEYDELKAKKKKKVSTKLYGSEELDAWQKGVSYAKGQNLARYLMESPANYMTPSKFAEIIQQKTVALGDGVKVIARSKSWIEEQQMGAYLSVAKGSDEPPVFLEIHYTGSRDPNDSPLMFVGKGVTFDSGGISLKPSSGMDAMRADMGGAATVCSAILTAATLKLPINLIGLAPLCENMPSGRANKPGDVVKAKNGKTIQVDNTDAEGRLLLADALCYAHNFNARAIVNAATLTGAMDVALGSAATGVFTNSSWLWNHLQEASIVTGDRVWRMPLFDHYTKQVTESPLADLNNVGKYSRSGGACTAAAFLKEFVTSPHWAHLDIAGVMSNKDEVPYLRKGMSGRPTRTLVEFADRLSKDKKPK; encoded by the exons GGGCTCGTTCTCGGTGTCTATGATAAGAATAAGGAGGATGAACGTCTCCCTCTTACCCGGGCCGCAGACGCGTTCGACAATGTTGTTTCAGGAAAATTGCGACATCAGCTGACAAG GTCCGGGCCTGCACTGAAGAAGGGGAAGACGCGAGTATTCTATGGTTTGCATGAG GATTTCCCCAGTGTGGTGACGGTGGGGTTGGGGAAGCAGTCGGCCGGTGTCCAccagcaggagctctggaatgaaaGCAAGGAGAACATTAGGGCTGCGGTATCAG CGGGCTGTAGGCACATGCAGGATTTGGAGATGGCACATGTTGACGTTGACCCCTGCGGAGACGCTCAGGCCGCGGCAGAAGGGGCCGTTCTGGGGTTATATGAATATGACGAGCTTAAggccaaaaagaagaaaaaagtctCAACAAAGCTGTATGGAAG TGAAGAACTAGATGCCTGGCAAAAAGGAGTTTCCTACGCTAAGGGGCAGAACTTGGCTCGTTACTTGATGGAATCTCCAGCAAATTATATGACTCCTTCAAAGTTTGCGGAGATAATTCAACAGAAGACTGTAGCATTGGGGGACGGGGTTAAGGTGATCGCAAG ATCAAAGTCATGGATAGAAGAGCAACAAATGGGAGCATATTTAAGTGTGGCCAAAGGATCTGATGAGCCGCCGGTTTTCCTGGAAATCCATTATACCGGCAGCCGTGATCCTAACGACTCTCCTCTTATGTTTGTGGGGAAAGGAGTCACTTTTGACAG TGGTGGGATTTCCTTGAAGCCATCATCTGGAATGGATGCAATGAGAGCGGATATGGGTGGTGCAGCAACTGTCTGTTCTGCCATCTTGACTGCTGCTACTCTCAAGTTACCCATTAACCTCATTG GTTTGGCTCCACTGTGTGAAAATATGCCCAGCGGCAGAGCTAACAAGCCCGGGGATGTGGTGAAGGCCAAGAACGGGAAGACCATCCAG GTGGATAACACGGACGCGGAGGGACGGCTGCTGTTGGCGGATGCTCTGTGTTACGCTCACAACTTTAATGCAAGAGCGATCGTAAATGCAGCGACATTAACAG GTGCAATGGACGTGGCCCTGGGATCTGCAGCCACCGGAGTCTTCACCAATTCTTCTTGGCTTTGGAACCACCTTCAAGAG GCCAGCATTGTGACTGGGGATCGTGTATGGAGAATGCCTCTCTTTGATCATTACACTAAACAAGTGACTGAGTCGCCCCTCGCAGACCTTAATAACGTCGGGAAGTACAGCAG ATCTGGGGGTGCGTGCACGGCCGCGGCTTTCTTGAAGGAGTTTGTCACGTCCCCGCACTGGGCTCACCTGGATATAGCCGGCGTCATGTCAAACAAGGATGAGGTCCCTTATCTGCGCAAAGGCATGTCCGGCCGCCCCACAAGGACTTTGGTGGAATTCGCCGATCGTCTGAGTAAGGACAAGAAGCCGAAATAA